TGTATCATTTAAGCTGAAACGCGGACAAATAGTTGGTCTCGTTGGAGCGAATGGTGCAGGTAAAACAACTTTAATGAAAGTTATATTAGGTTACTCTAGTTTCCAAAGCGGGAATTTTAATGTTATTAACAGCAAGGACAGCAAAAGCAATATCGGCGCATTGATTGAAAATCCAGGAATATATCCTTTTATGTCTGGATATGAAAACTTGAAGTTATTGAATGAATCAAAAAACACTCAAGATATCGATAAAATTGTCTCACAACTTCATATGGATGAATACATTCATAAAAAAGCTAAAACGTATTCTCTTGGTATGAAACAAAAATTAGGAATTGCTATAGCATTTTTAAATAAACCTCAATTCATTATCTTAGATGAACCAATGAATGGCTTAGATCCAAAAGCTGTGCGAGATGTACGTGAATTGATTGTCCAAAAAGCGCAAGAAGGTGTTACTTTCTTAATTTCGAGTCATATTTTAAGTGAATTAGTTAAAATCACAAACTCTATCCTTATTATTAACAAAGGTAAAATTGTTACAGAAACATCGGAAGAAGAACTTAAACAATTTAAAGATAATGATTTAGAAAATGTATTACTAGAAATCATAGAAAGGGAGGACCAAGCATAAAATGGGAACTTTAATTAAACAAGAATGTTTCAAATTATTTAAAAAGAAATCAACTTTTATCGCACCTATTGTCTTTATTCTACTAATGGTTGCTCAAGGTTATATTGCTACAAAATACAATGAAATTTTTACGCCACAGGAATCTTTCACATCTGCTTATAATGGTTTTTCATGGTTTGCATTTTTATTAATTATTCAAGCAAGTACAATCATTTCAATGGAATTTCATTACGGTACGATTAAAAATTTACTCTATCGTGAATATTCAAGAACAACTATGATTGTTAGCAAAATCATCACATTATTTATTATTTCTTTAATTTATTTTGTTATTACAATTATTGCTTCAATTGTTATTGGGTCTTTATTCTTTAATGATTTAAATATATTTGAAAGTAGCGGTAATCAATTATCTTTATTGAATCAATTATTATTAGTTAGTTTAGGCACATTTGTTGGCGTTTGGTTAGTTTTAAGCTTAACGTTGCTATTATCATCTGCAACAAATTCAACGGGAGTAGCCATTGCTGTAGGTATTGTTTTTTATTTTGCAAGTTCTATTTTAGCAGTTATTCAAACGGCACTTTTAGAAAAAATAGACTGGCTAAAGTGGAATCCTATTAATATGATGAATATTATGCTTCAAACAGTTGAAAAAGGCTTTAGTAAGTCGACAAAATTAGAACTTCATGAATTGTTTATTGGTAATATTGCTTATATTTCTATTTTCTTAATACTTGTAGTATTTATTTTCAAGAAGAAAAATATTTAGTAACTTAAAGTATTAAATGTCTAAATACACACATATTCCATCGTAATTCAAAATCATTTTCAAATCCCTTCACCCAAATAATGGTGCGGGGATTTTTTCATCCAAATTTTGGAAATTCCACATTTTACATATCGTAATTTTTTAGGAAACTAGTGAATATAACAAATCCCTCCTCTCATTTTTAAAATAGATATATCACTTCCCCACTTTTACTTAACTAAACTGCAACGGTTCCTAATACCAAAATCCTGCCCTCTATTTTTATCAATTCAAGCATACTTATTGAAAAATGTTAACGTTTTCTTGATAATCATTGTAAGCGCATTTATTTTATAAACTAACGTTTGAAATATACTACAGGAGTGACACGTAATGACTCAAATTACTGAAAAAGAATTAAAAAAGAAGTATTTAGATTTACTATCCCAAAATTTTGATACTCCAGAAAAACTTGCAACTGAAATTATCAATTTAGAATCAATTTTAGAATTACCTAAAGGTACGGAACATTTCGTCAGCGATTTACATGGTGAATATGAAGCTTTCCAACACGTATTACGCAACGGTTCTGGGAACGTGCGAGCGAAAATCAATGATATTTTCAAAGAGAGACTTTCAACTAAGGAGCTTAATGACTTAACTGCTCTTGTCTACTATCCAGAAGACAAATTAAAATTGATTAAAAGTGATTTCCAAAATTGCGGTCAACTTAATGTCTGGTATATCACAACAATCGAACATTTAATTGAGTTAATTAAATATTGTTCTTCAAAATATACGCGTTCAAAACTGCGTAAAGCATTGCCAAAACAATACGTTTATATTATTGAGGAACTACTGTATAAAAGTAATGAATATCAAAATAAAAAATCATATTACGAAACACTTGTTAACCAAGTAATTGAACTTAAACAGGCAGATGATTTAATTATTGGACTCGCTTATTCCGTACAACGCTTAGTCGTCGATCATTTACACGTTGTCGGTGATATTTATGATCGTGGACCACAACCAGATAAAATTATGGATACACTGATTAATTATCATTCCCTAGATATTCAATGGGGTAATCATGATGTGCTTTGGGTTGGAGCCTATGCTGGGTCAAAAGTATGCTTAGCAAACTTACTTCGAATTTGTGCACGTTATGATAATTTAGATATTATCGAAGACGCTTATGGCATTAATTTAAGACCACTGCTTACTTTAGCTGAAAAATACTATGACGCAGATAATCCTGCTTTTAAGCCTAAAAAAAGACCTGACAAACACGAACGTTTAACTCAACGTGAAGAAAGTCAAATTACTAAAATTCATCAAGCTATTGCGATGATTCAATTCAAGTTAGAAATACCAATTATTAAACGTCGTCCAAATTTCGAAATGGAAGAACGTCTTGTGCTTGAAAAGGTTAATTATGATACAAATGAAATTACAGTTTATGGTAATACATACCCATTGAAAGACACATGTTTCCAAACTGTCAATCGTGATAATCCAGCAGAATTACTACCTGAAGAAGAAGAAGTCATGAATAAACTATTATTGTCATTCCAACAATCTGAAAAATTACGTCGTCATATGTCTTTCTTGATGCGTAAAGGCTCTCTTTACTTACCATATAATGGCAATTTACTCATTCATGGTTGTATTCCAGTTGATGAAAATGGTGAGATGGAATCATTTGAAATTGATGGTCATACTTACAGCGGCCAAGAATTATTAGATGTGTTTGAGTATCATGTCCGTAAATCATTTGATGAAAAAGAAAATACTGATGACTTATCGACGGATTTAGTTTGGTATTTATGGACTGGGAAATATTCGTCACTATTTGGTAAACGTGCCATGACTACGTTTGAGCGATACTTTATTGCAGATAAAGCTTCTCATAAAGAAGAAAAGAATCCGTACTATCATCTTCGTGAAGATGTGAATATGGTTCGTAAAATGCTCAGTGATTTCGGATTAAATCCAGATGAAGGACGCATTATTAATGGTCACACACCAGTGAAAGAAATCAATGGCGAAGATCCTATCAAGGCTGATGGAAAGATGCTTGTCATTGATGGTGGCTTTTCAAAAGCTTATCAGTCAACAACTGGCATTGCAGGCTATACACTATTGTATAATTCATTCGGTATGCAACTCGTTGCACACCAACAATTTAACGCTAAAGAAAAAATACTTTCCGAAGGTATCGATGAACTTTCTATAAAGCGCGTCGTAGATAAAGAATTACAACGTAAGAAGATTCGTGATACCAATATTGGTAAAGATCTTCAAGCTCAAATAGATATTTTGAAAATGTTAATGCATGATCGTTACTTAGACTAAAGACGACATTTGATGCATGTATCGTGCACTTATTTAGTGGTACTGTGTTTACGCATTGGCTACGCAAACACGATGATAAATAGGCGACCTAGCTACACCGAAAAAAATCCCCTCACTATTGCGAGTAGTGAGGGGATTGGTGTATCTATGCTAATTCCTGTTAACTGTATTATAACAACTTTACAGCAAAAAAATGCAAAATCAACTAATAAATTAATGAAATGACCGACACCCTCGCTTCTACTCCAATTTAACAAAATACTATATTAGTACTATATTTTTCATTAACATGTATGTTACATTTTCTATATTACTTAAAATTACGAAGGGACATTTTTAAATCATGCGTATCTTAAAAGAGTCCATTATTGTGGCATTTGCCTTTGTTGGTGTTGTCGTTGGTGCCGGCTTTGCTACTGGTCAAGAAATTTTCCAGTTTTTCACAAGTCATGGCGCATATAGCATTTCAGGCATTATTGTAACAGGACTATTGATTACTTTAGGTGGAATGGTTGTCATGCATACAGGTCATCATCTAAAGTCCAGAAATCATTCTGATTCAATTAACTATTTCTTATACCCCTCTATTGCAAGAGGTTTTGATATTATTTTAACAATGTTTATGTTGTCTTTAGCTATTATTATGACTGCAGGTGGTGCGTCAACCATTCATCAAAGTTTCAACTTACCGTATTGGCTGAGCGCACTCATATTAGTCGCCTTTATTTTAGCAACACTGTTTCTAAAATTCGATCGTTTAATTGCTGTGCTTGGCGGTGTTACCCCATTTTTAATTGCGATTGTCATTATGATTGCGGTCTACTATTTCACAACAAGTCATCTTGATTTTACTGCCGCTAATAATGATGCTCAGATTCATAAGCAGAAATCATTATCACCTGGATGGTGGTTTGATGCGATTAACTATGCAAGCTTGCAAATTGCTGCTGCCTTCAGCTTCTTATCAGTGATGGGTAGTAAAGTTAAATATCGTGACTCAACGTTATACGGGGGCTTGATTGGCGGTTTAATCATTACATTTTTACTCATGATGATTAATCTAGGTTTAATTTCTCAATTCGATAAAATTAAACACGTAGATCTACCTACATTAAAATTAGCGACACAAATGTCTCCGTCAATTGGTATTATTATGTCTGTCATTATGATACTTGTCATCTACAATACTGTTGTTGGATTAATGTATGCATTTGCGTCACGTTTCAGCGTTCCATTCAGCAGACGTTACTTCATCATTATTATTACAATGGCTGTCATCACTTATATTAGTACATTTATCGGTTTCATTTCATTAATTGGAAAAGTATTCCCTATTATGGGATTGTTCGGTTTCATCTTACTCATACCTGTACTCTATAAAGGTTTAATTAAGCGTATTACCGGCAAATCTCATATCGATTAAAATATCTATACTATTGTAAAATTTAGTACAGCACTTCAAAATCAAAAAAGCGGGCAGATGAAAAGTAAAAATCTTTTCCATCTGTCCGCTTCTTAATAGAACTGTTATTTCCCAAGTATTTGTTGACCAGCCGTTAATCCAGTTTCTGTAATTTCATGGCCCTTCACCCAAACTTCTTCGACTTGTGCCCCACGTGTATTAAACAAGTTAATGACTTGTTCACTTGCAGCTAATGGCACAATTGGATCATGTTTCCCCATAGAAAGCAACACACTGACATCTGATAAATCCTTTGTTGACGTTACTTCAACTGGGTATAACGGTGCATATAACAATGCTTTTTTAAATGGTGCTTCTGAACGCAACATTAAGTTAATC
The genomic region above belongs to Staphylococcus aureus and contains:
- a CDS encoding membrane protein, whose translation is MRILKESIIVAFAFVGVVVGAGFATGQEIFQFFTSHGAYSISGIIVTGLLITLGGMVVMHTGHHLKSRNHSDSINYFLYPSIARGFDIILTMFMLSLAIIMTAGGASTIHQSFNLPYWLSALILVAFILATLFLKFDRLIAVLGGVTPFLIAIVIMIAVYYFTTSHLDFTAANNDAQIHKQKSLSPGWWFDAINYASLQIAAAFSFLSVMGSKVKYRDSTLYGGLIGGLIITFLLMMINLGLISQFDKIKHVDLPTLKLATQMSPSIGIIMSVIMILVIYNTVVGLMYAFASRFSVPFSRRYFIIIITMAVITYISTFIGFISLIGKVFPIMGLFGFILLIPVLYKGLIKRITGKSHID
- a CDS encoding ABC transporter ATP-binding protein; amino-acid sequence: MDVLTIEHLTKKIGNKTILEDVSFKLKRGQIVGLVGANGAGKTTLMKVILGYSSFQSGNFNVINSKDSKSNIGALIENPGIYPFMSGYENLKLLNESKNTQDIDKIVSQLHMDEYIHKKAKTYSLGMKQKLGIAIAFLNKPQFIILDEPMNGLDPKAVRDVRELIVQKAQEGVTFLISSHILSELVKITNSILIINKGKIVTETSEEELKQFKDNDLENVLLEIIEREDQA
- a CDS encoding ABC transporter permease, whose amino-acid sequence is MGTLIKQECFKLFKKKSTFIAPIVFILLMVAQGYIATKYNEIFTPQESFTSAYNGFSWFAFLLIIQASTIISMEFHYGTIKNLLYREYSRTTMIVSKIITLFIISLIYFVITIIASIVIGSLFFNDLNIFESSGNQLSLLNQLLLVSLGTFVGVWLVLSLTLLLSSATNSTGVAIAVGIVFYFASSILAVIQTALLEKIDWLKWNPINMMNIMLQTVEKGFSKSTKLELHELFIGNIAYISIFLILVVFIFKKKNI
- a CDS encoding fructose-1,6-bisphosphatase, with translation MTQITEKELKKKYLDLLSQNFDTPEKLATEIINLESILELPKGTEHFVSDLHGEYEAFQHVLRNGSGNVRAKINDIFKERLSTKELNDLTALVYYPEDKLKLIKSDFQNCGQLNVWYITTIEHLIELIKYCSSKYTRSKLRKALPKQYVYIIEELLYKSNEYQNKKSYYETLVNQVIELKQADDLIIGLAYSVQRLVVDHLHVVGDIYDRGPQPDKIMDTLINYHSLDIQWGNHDVLWVGAYAGSKVCLANLLRICARYDNLDIIEDAYGINLRPLLTLAEKYYDADNPAFKPKKRPDKHERLTQREESQITKIHQAIAMIQFKLEIPIIKRRPNFEMEERLVLEKVNYDTNEITVYGNTYPLKDTCFQTVNRDNPAELLPEEEEVMNKLLLSFQQSEKLRRHMSFLMRKGSLYLPYNGNLLIHGCIPVDENGEMESFEIDGHTYSGQELLDVFEYHVRKSFDEKENTDDLSTDLVWYLWTGKYSSLFGKRAMTTFERYFIADKASHKEEKNPYYHLREDVNMVRKMLSDFGLNPDEGRIINGHTPVKEINGEDPIKADGKMLVIDGGFSKAYQSTTGIAGYTLLYNSFGMQLVAHQQFNAKEKILSEGIDELSIKRVVDKELQRKKIRDTNIGKDLQAQIDILKMLMHDRYLD